In Longimicrobium terrae, the following proteins share a genomic window:
- a CDS encoding type 1 glutamine amidotransferase domain-containing protein, whose translation MHDVNLKGLRVAVLATDGFEQIELTHPVEALEEHGAEVDIVSLRPGRIRGVNHMYPGKKVRVDRTVYTADAGEYDALLLPGGLINPDTLRQNDRALDFVRAMDHAGKPIAVICHAPWLLISGGLIVRRSLTSWPGIRDDVRNAGGVWSDEPVVRDRNWVSSRGPQDIDDFTHAMLNLFAEHVRITPRPNEAEHTKEGGLPIGRMLLGGLAAAGIAYLVRNQLAREEQPLEYVEVVDLEPEVVIIEDAYPPDEYESEGAYAGGMPYHSGTEYSAGTGTGYTESTGYAGTAGTGYTGAAGSTGTGYGAAGGTADLGGTGYSPAPSPAGGPTNLGGTGTGYEATPGSVAGAQDVGGTGAGYVSPPDFNGPTGTAGTDEGDLNRGAGTTYRPPSV comes from the coding sequence ATGCATGATGTAAATCTCAAGGGGCTTCGCGTCGCGGTGCTCGCGACGGACGGCTTCGAGCAGATCGAGCTTACGCACCCGGTGGAAGCGCTGGAGGAGCACGGCGCCGAGGTGGACATCGTCTCGCTGCGCCCCGGGCGCATCCGTGGCGTGAACCACATGTATCCGGGCAAGAAGGTGCGCGTCGACCGAACCGTCTACACCGCCGACGCGGGCGAGTACGACGCGCTGCTGCTCCCCGGCGGGCTCATCAACCCCGACACGCTGCGCCAGAACGACCGCGCGCTGGACTTCGTGCGGGCCATGGACCACGCCGGCAAGCCCATCGCGGTCATCTGCCACGCGCCGTGGCTGCTGATTTCCGGCGGGCTCATCGTGCGCCGCAGCCTGACCTCGTGGCCCGGCATCCGCGACGACGTGCGCAACGCCGGCGGCGTGTGGAGCGACGAGCCGGTCGTGCGTGACCGCAACTGGGTGTCCAGCCGCGGCCCGCAGGACATCGACGACTTCACGCACGCCATGCTGAACCTGTTCGCCGAGCACGTGCGCATCACGCCGCGCCCGAACGAAGCGGAGCACACGAAGGAAGGCGGGCTCCCCATCGGCCGCATGCTGCTGGGCGGGCTGGCCGCGGCGGGGATCGCGTACCTGGTGCGCAACCAGCTTGCGCGTGAGGAGCAGCCGCTGGAGTACGTGGAGGTGGTGGACCTGGAGCCGGAGGTCGTCATCATCGAGGACGCCTATCCGCCCGACGAGTACGAGAGCGAGGGCGCGTACGCGGGCGGGATGCCGTACCACTCAGGCACCGAGTATTCGGCCGGCACCGGAACCGGATACACCGAATCCACCGGCTACGCGGGCACGGCCGGCACCGGCTACACCGGCGCGGCGGGCTCCACGGGCACCGGCTACGGAGCGGCGGGCGGCACGGCGGACCTGGGCGGGACGGGCTACAGCCCCGCGCCCAGCCCGGCCGGGGGCCCCACCAACCTCGGCGGAACCGGCACGGGTTACGAAGCCACCCCGGGCTCGGTCGCGGGCGCGCAGGACGTGGGCGGCACGGGCGCGGGCTACG